A part of Thioalkalivibrio sp. ALJ12 genomic DNA contains:
- a CDS encoding AI-2E family transporter: MENQPQSNIEFSAFERTLFRYVAVLAAFMVLTGLVALLVWLLGQVVSFFYALLLPLSVAGVLSLILYPVVRWLQRIAGFSRMGAVSSLFGVVLIALVVVAVLVVPTASHQVQEFIKGAPELAENAYESFSRNFPDATERVASMLEDLDLQSIMPNLEGVGSQLMHYVTVVVGLAFVPLYLFFALLSGERLKEGGREVLSVFRPQTQRELMFLGRLFVGYVTAFFQGQVVIALIMGVLLAAGFSLIGLQAAILFGLMLGFLNIVPYLGTIVGLTLALPVAYLQPEGGGLTLVALVLVVFALVQLIESWLLTPKIMADRSGLHPAIVVISIFFWGTALGGIIGMILAVPLSAFVASLWKHFRVKWSTALVDTSEVAEEDPEILTGLSGFDDPATNSAGDGSEDDPGPR, encoded by the coding sequence GTGGAAAACCAGCCGCAATCGAATATCGAATTCAGCGCCTTCGAGCGGACCTTGTTCCGCTATGTCGCTGTGCTCGCCGCCTTCATGGTGCTGACCGGGCTGGTGGCCCTGCTGGTCTGGTTGCTGGGGCAGGTGGTGTCGTTTTTCTACGCGCTGCTCTTGCCGCTGTCGGTGGCCGGGGTGCTGAGCCTGATCCTCTACCCGGTGGTGCGCTGGCTGCAGCGGATTGCGGGATTCTCGCGGATGGGGGCGGTGAGTTCGCTGTTCGGTGTGGTGTTGATTGCGCTGGTGGTTGTCGCCGTACTGGTGGTGCCCACGGCGAGCCATCAGGTTCAGGAGTTCATCAAGGGTGCCCCGGAGCTGGCGGAGAATGCCTACGAGTCATTCTCGCGCAATTTCCCTGACGCCACCGAGCGCGTGGCCTCGATGCTGGAGGACCTGGATCTCCAGAGCATCATGCCGAACCTGGAGGGTGTGGGCTCGCAGCTGATGCACTACGTGACGGTAGTCGTCGGGCTGGCCTTTGTGCCCTTGTATCTGTTCTTTGCGCTGCTGTCCGGCGAACGCCTGAAGGAGGGCGGGCGCGAGGTCTTGTCGGTCTTTCGGCCCCAGACCCAGCGCGAGCTGATGTTCCTGGGCCGCCTGTTTGTCGGCTATGTGACGGCGTTCTTCCAGGGGCAGGTGGTGATCGCCCTGATCATGGGGGTTCTGCTGGCCGCCGGGTTCTCGCTGATCGGCCTGCAGGCGGCGATCCTGTTCGGGTTGATGCTGGGGTTTCTCAATATCGTGCCCTATCTGGGGACGATCGTCGGCTTGACGCTGGCTCTTCCGGTGGCCTATCTCCAGCCTGAGGGTGGCGGATTGACCCTGGTTGCGCTGGTGCTCGTGGTGTTTGCCCTGGTGCAGCTGATCGAGAGCTGGCTGCTCACGCCGAAGATCATGGCGGATCGCTCCGGACTGCATCCGGCGATTGTCGTGATCTCGATTTTCTTCTGGGGGACGGCGCTGGGTGGCATCATCGGCATGATCCTGGCTGTGCCGTTGTCGGCGTTTGTGGCCAGCCTCTGGAAACACTTCAGGGTCAAGTGGAGTACGGCCCTGGTGGATACCTCGGAAGTGGCCGAGGAAGACCCGGAAATCCTGACGGGGTTGAGTGGTTTCGATGACCCTGCAACCAATTCCGCGGGGGATGGGTCGGAAGATGATCCAGGCCCGCGATAG